The following coding sequences lie in one Mesorhizobium sp. DCY119 genomic window:
- a CDS encoding response regulator transcription factor: MIRPLTAILADDHAIVREGLKLLISAMENVSVVAEAADGESLLGHVRGTRADLLILDLGMPGVAGIQFISDIRALAPRMKILVLTANIEPRTVRAALDAGASAYLTKDGDPEELGAAIEAVKNGGTYLAQTVRFAVSEPARNSRPQPAQEMLSPIPLTRREHQILTLVAQGMTAREIAERLGISPLTARKHRENLMRKLNLHSAAELTAYAVRLGLPAG, from the coding sequence ATGATTCGCCCGCTCACCGCCATTCTTGCCGACGACCATGCCATTGTCCGTGAAGGACTGAAGCTGCTCATCTCGGCGATGGAAAATGTGTCTGTCGTTGCCGAGGCGGCGGACGGCGAGTCTCTGCTGGGCCATGTGCGCGGCACACGCGCCGACTTGCTGATCCTCGATCTCGGCATGCCGGGCGTTGCCGGAATCCAGTTCATCTCCGACATAAGGGCTCTTGCGCCCCGAATGAAGATCCTGGTCCTGACGGCCAATATCGAGCCGAGAACGGTGCGTGCTGCCCTCGATGCCGGCGCCAGCGCCTATCTGACCAAGGACGGCGACCCGGAGGAACTTGGCGCAGCCATCGAAGCGGTGAAGAACGGCGGAACCTATCTGGCGCAGACCGTTCGCTTCGCAGTCAGCGAGCCGGCTCGAAACAGCAGGCCGCAGCCGGCGCAGGAAATGCTGTCGCCAATCCCGCTGACGCGGCGCGAGCATCAAATCCTCACGCTGGTGGCGCAAGGCATGACCGCGCGGGAAATTGCAGAGCGGCTGGGCATCAGTCCCTTGACCGCCCGCAAGCACCGGGAAAACCTGATGCGCAAGCTCAATCTCCATAGTGCCGCCGAACTGACCGCCTACGCGGTTCGCCTGGGACTACCCGCCGGCTGA
- a CDS encoding ABC transporter ATP-binding protein, which translates to MKAKENAFLSVRDLHAGYGARNVIAGLSLPPLKPGRLVALVGPNAAGKSTLLRAMAHLISARGEIKLGEIDLMDMRPAPRATMIGFMPQSLPDNVSLSVLETIIAALRVTGACDGGQPIEERALGVLERLGVSYLASQRLDMLSGGQKQVASLAQAIACEPAVLLLDEPTSALDLARQFFVMRMVKDYAAAGRIVVAVLHDLALAAQWADEMIVLAHGALHSAGPPAEIVTPTMLAEVYEIESRVERCSEARLQIMVDGVVPHASRRASISKNN; encoded by the coding sequence ATGAAGGCGAAGGAAAACGCTTTTCTGAGCGTGCGGGATCTTCATGCAGGCTACGGCGCACGGAACGTCATCGCAGGACTCAGCCTGCCACCGCTGAAACCCGGACGGCTCGTCGCCCTCGTCGGACCGAATGCCGCAGGCAAGTCCACGCTCCTGCGCGCCATGGCGCATTTGATCAGCGCGCGCGGTGAAATAAAGCTGGGCGAGATCGACCTCATGGATATGCGGCCGGCCCCGCGCGCGACAATGATCGGCTTCATGCCCCAAAGCCTGCCCGACAATGTTTCGCTGAGCGTCCTCGAAACGATAATCGCCGCACTGAGGGTGACGGGTGCCTGCGATGGCGGTCAACCCATCGAGGAGCGCGCGCTGGGCGTCCTGGAAAGGCTCGGCGTTTCCTATCTCGCCTCCCAAAGGCTCGACATGCTTTCCGGCGGGCAAAAGCAGGTGGCGAGCCTCGCACAGGCTATCGCCTGCGAACCGGCCGTCCTGCTCCTGGATGAGCCCACAAGTGCGCTCGATCTGGCCCGGCAATTCTTCGTTATGCGCATGGTCAAGGATTATGCCGCCGCCGGCCGGATTGTGGTGGCGGTGCTGCACGATCTGGCGCTCGCAGCTCAATGGGCGGACGAGATGATCGTGCTGGCGCATGGCGCGCTGCATAGCGCCGGCCCGCCAGCCGAAATCGTCACACCGACGATGCTGGCCGAGGTCTATGAGATCGAGTCCCGCGTGGAGCGCTGCTCCGAAGCTCGGCTTCAAATCATGGTCGACGGTGTCGTGCCGCATGCGTCACGCCGCGCCTCGATTTCAAAGAATAACTGA
- a CDS encoding autotransporter serine protease has protein sequence MNSRNRSASHIAALLLSTALCGSFSGIASAQTAGDPASPETWRTPEYLAQWGLDFIYAAEAYAKGLDGSGVLVGLIDGGLDINHPEFVGRYVEGVTFDPSYPWNVDAEDHGTSVASIIAANRDGVGMHGVAPGATIVSANRYGGDEYGDLYGISMLVDRGVRIFNNSYAFLRPTTDLTFEEVESDFERELPVYRRAVAEGALLIWGTANEGWSQPAITAGLPFYFPELESGWLAVAAVAPNNISSWSNRCGVAMNWCLAAPGGGDGWGWNDSSGQWVWIGDRDDILVANAGGGYSKEWGTSLAAPFVAGTAALVAQMFPYMTMEQVRQVLLGTAWDVGAPGVDEIFGYGLLDAGKAVLGPGKFDWGDFHAVIDEGKSTWENDITGNGGLIKSGDGVLVLTGDSTYRGDTRIAGGVLAVSGSIASDTFIDPAGTLSGTGTIFGDVDNRGAVYAGWNRDGGTLTIDGNYRQRENSWLVVELGAPDGTSRLDVTGTATIEGGSVDVAFEPGAYRGDARHTILSADGSVTGQFADVCNCYAFLDFDLTYDPTNVYLDVARNSVAFADVATTRNGAAVAGGIESLGVNSLFYGIITTLNEEEAAVAFNQLTGEVHASLAGTLVTQSNLISDAASSRLRAAFADAGAPALPVMAYGPDGPELAPATTDRFAVWSQVLGAWGERDGTDNAVGLEHSIGGVLFGGDAAVGDAWRLGVLGGYSQTTFESRQTSSSGSSKNIHLGLYAGAEWGAVALRTGAAYTWHDIETRRAPRFSSYFYDFDGRPTASYDAGTAQVFGELGYRLSAGNLRLEPFAGLAHASVRSDGFAETGSGMGLVSAASTIDVTFTTLGAHAATDFAIGSLGATARGMLGWRHAFGDTVPTSAFAFAGGTPFAIEGLPIATDALAIEAGLDLQIAKSATLGFAYAGQLASKAQDHSFKLDLAVRF, from the coding sequence ATGAACAGCCGAAATCGCAGCGCGAGCCATATTGCCGCGCTTCTCTTGTCGACTGCGCTTTGCGGCAGTTTTTCCGGCATCGCCAGCGCTCAGACCGCAGGCGACCCGGCCAGTCCGGAGACGTGGAGAACGCCGGAATATCTCGCGCAATGGGGGCTCGATTTCATCTACGCCGCCGAAGCCTACGCGAAGGGGCTTGATGGCAGTGGCGTGCTGGTGGGACTGATCGATGGTGGTCTTGACATAAATCATCCTGAATTTGTGGGCCGCTATGTCGAGGGTGTCACTTTCGATCCATCGTATCCCTGGAACGTGGACGCGGAGGACCACGGCACTTCAGTTGCATCCATTATTGCCGCCAATCGCGATGGAGTCGGCATGCATGGCGTGGCTCCCGGAGCAACGATCGTTTCTGCCAACAGGTACGGCGGAGACGAATATGGCGATCTTTATGGCATCTCGATGCTCGTCGATCGCGGAGTGCGCATCTTCAACAACAGCTATGCGTTTTTACGCCCCACTACGGACCTTACCTTCGAAGAAGTGGAGAGCGACTTTGAACGTGAGCTTCCGGTTTATCGTCGTGCTGTTGCCGAAGGAGCTCTTTTAATATGGGGCACGGCAAATGAAGGGTGGAGCCAACCGGCCATAACCGCGGGCCTGCCCTTCTATTTTCCCGAACTGGAGTCCGGCTGGTTGGCTGTCGCCGCGGTTGCGCCCAACAACATATCGAGTTGGTCGAACCGTTGCGGCGTCGCCATGAACTGGTGTCTGGCAGCGCCCGGCGGCGGCGACGGCTGGGGGTGGAACGACAGCAGCGGCCAATGGGTCTGGATAGGCGACCGGGACGACATTTTGGTTGCCAACGCAGGTGGTGGGTACAGCAAGGAGTGGGGCACGTCATTGGCTGCACCGTTTGTAGCCGGCACTGCCGCACTGGTTGCGCAAATGTTTCCTTACATGACCATGGAGCAAGTGCGCCAGGTTTTGCTCGGCACGGCCTGGGATGTCGGCGCGCCCGGTGTCGATGAGATCTTCGGCTACGGCCTGCTCGATGCCGGCAAGGCGGTGCTCGGACCCGGCAAGTTCGATTGGGGCGACTTCCATGCCGTGATCGACGAAGGCAAAAGCACTTGGGAAAACGACATCACCGGCAATGGCGGGCTGATTAAGTCTGGTGACGGCGTGCTTGTTCTCACCGGCGACAGCACCTATCGCGGCGACACCCGCATCGCCGGCGGCGTGCTTGCCGTCAGCGGCAGCATTGCATCCGATACTTTCATCGATCCGGCCGGCACGCTCTCCGGCACCGGCACGATCTTCGGCGATGTGGACAACCGCGGCGCGGTCTATGCCGGCTGGAACCGCGACGGCGGCACGCTCACCATCGACGGCAACTATCGCCAGCGCGAGAACAGCTGGCTGGTCGTTGAACTCGGCGCGCCAGACGGCACGAGCCGTCTCGACGTTACAGGCACGGCCACGATCGAGGGCGGGTCGGTCGATGTCGCGTTCGAGCCCGGCGCCTATCGTGGCGATGCCCGCCACACGATCCTGTCTGCCGATGGCAGCGTCACCGGACAGTTCGCGGACGTCTGCAACTGCTACGCCTTCCTCGATTTCGATCTCACCTATGATCCGACGAATGTTTATCTCGACGTAGCGCGTAACAGTGTCGCCTTCGCCGATGTCGCCACCACCCGCAATGGCGCGGCGGTGGCCGGCGGCATCGAAAGTCTCGGCGTGAACAGCCTTTTCTACGGCATCATCACGACCCTGAACGAAGAGGAAGCAGCCGTCGCCTTCAACCAGCTTACCGGCGAGGTTCATGCCTCGCTTGCCGGCACGCTCGTCACACAAAGCAACCTCATCAGTGATGCGGCTTCGTCGCGCTTGCGCGCCGCCTTTGCCGATGCGGGTGCGCCGGCACTGCCGGTCATGGCTTATGGCCCGGACGGGCCGGAACTCGCGCCTGCCACGACCGATCGTTTCGCGGTCTGGAGCCAGGTGCTCGGCGCCTGGGGCGAACGCGACGGGACGGACAATGCGGTAGGGCTGGAGCACTCCATCGGCGGCGTGCTGTTCGGCGGCGATGCGGCTGTTGGCGACGCCTGGCGGCTCGGCGTGCTCGGCGGCTACAGCCAGACCACATTCGAGAGCCGGCAGACATCCTCGTCAGGTTCCTCGAAGAACATCCACCTCGGCCTTTATGCCGGCGCCGAATGGGGCGCTGTCGCCCTGCGGACGGGCGCTGCCTACACATGGCACGACATCGAAACCCGGCGCGCGCCTCGTTTCAGCAGCTATTTCTATGATTTCGACGGCAGGCCCACCGCCAGCTACGACGCGGGCACCGCGCAGGTCTTCGGTGAACTCGGCTATCGCCTGTCCGCCGGCAATCTCCGCCTGGAACCTTTTGCCGGACTGGCGCATGCAAGCGTCAGGTCGGACGGCTTCGCCGAAACAGGCAGCGGGATGGGCCTCGTTTCCGCAGCGTCCACCATAGATGTCACCTTCACGACGCTCGGCGCACACGCCGCTACCGACTTTGCCATCGGAAGCCTCGGCGCAACCGCCCGCGGCATGCTGGGCTGGCGGCACGCCTTCGGCGACACCGTGCCGACCTCCGCCTTCGCCTTTGCCGGCGGCACGCCTTTCGCGATCGAGGGTCTGCCGATCGCCACGGACGCACTCGCGATCGAAGCCGGACTGGATCTCCAGATCGCGAAATCAGCAACGCTCGGCTTCGCCTATGCCGGCCAGCTTGCCAGCAAGGCACAGGACCACAGCTTCAAGCTCGACCTAGCCGTGAGGTTCTGA
- a CDS encoding siderophore-interacting protein has protein sequence MKEFVAQARIALADPETVIAPFCEHMVEHGASVEACNGEHVVRFANSRARFSHEADVMRIDATAASLEELYFIRLTVASHIVEFAGAQTPEISWTGDGGDFVRPPNFQILRIVGVRNVTPHMRRIMFSGANIDRLTNMSALHLNILVQHPDLTEPQWPSVGANGLVRWQDPERRPSFRKYTVRSFDLPAGTIDIDFVIHADAGPGSTFAEHAKAGDQVGIVGPGGGGLVDAEWYLFAGDETALPAIGRMLENLPENARGKALIEVADESEIQPLSFKAGIEVEWLCRNGAMAGTTQLLADAVRRTAFPADGTSVYAWAGCEFEAFRAIRAYLRKERGLSKQENLIVSYWRRGKSEDDAGKGADSEDA, from the coding sequence ATGAAGGAATTTGTCGCGCAGGCCCGCATCGCTCTTGCCGACCCTGAAACGGTAATCGCCCCCTTTTGCGAACATATGGTCGAGCACGGAGCATCCGTGGAGGCGTGCAATGGCGAACACGTCGTGCGTTTCGCCAATTCGCGCGCCCGTTTTTCGCACGAGGCCGACGTTATGCGTATCGATGCAACCGCCGCGAGCCTTGAAGAGCTTTATTTCATCCGCTTGACGGTTGCCTCGCATATCGTCGAGTTCGCCGGAGCGCAGACCCCGGAGATCTCATGGACAGGCGACGGCGGCGATTTCGTACGCCCACCCAACTTCCAGATTCTTCGGATCGTCGGTGTCCGCAACGTGACGCCACATATGCGCCGGATCATGTTTTCGGGCGCGAATATCGACCGGCTCACCAATATGAGCGCGTTGCATCTCAACATACTGGTCCAGCACCCTGACCTGACCGAGCCGCAGTGGCCGAGCGTCGGCGCCAATGGTCTGGTCAGGTGGCAGGACCCGGAACGCCGGCCCTCGTTCCGCAAATACACTGTGCGCTCGTTCGACCTTCCGGCGGGCACAATCGATATAGATTTCGTGATCCATGCCGATGCAGGACCGGGATCGACATTCGCCGAACACGCAAAGGCCGGCGATCAGGTCGGCATCGTCGGACCGGGCGGCGGTGGCCTCGTCGATGCCGAATGGTACCTTTTTGCCGGAGACGAGACCGCGCTGCCGGCAATCGGGCGCATGCTGGAAAACCTGCCGGAAAATGCACGGGGCAAGGCGCTCATCGAAGTCGCGGACGAAAGTGAAATTCAGCCGCTTTCCTTCAAGGCCGGAATCGAGGTCGAATGGCTCTGCCGCAATGGGGCAATGGCAGGCACCACGCAATTGCTAGCCGATGCCGTGCGACGCACAGCGTTTCCAGCCGATGGCACTTCCGTCTACGCTTGGGCGGGATGCGAGTTCGAAGCCTTTCGCGCGATCCGCGCCTATCTCCGCAAGGAACGTGGCCTGAGTAAGCAAGAAAATCTCATTGTCTCCTATTGGCGCCGCGGCAAAAGCGAAGACGATGCAGGAAAAGGAGCGGATAGCGAGGACGCGTGA
- a CDS encoding YciI family protein produces MFYAILAYHEEGVVESWTEEEDAALMAELLQVNDRLVGEKRLGPAARLGPTQGAVTLRGEGAGLVTDGPFAETKEQLLGFYVVDFPTLEAAVAAARDLRRANPTAVYEIRPISLYVPGAPLTAWEES; encoded by the coding sequence ATGTTCTACGCCATCCTGGCTTATCACGAGGAAGGAGTGGTCGAATCCTGGACCGAAGAGGAGGATGCGGCGCTGATGGCTGAACTGCTTCAGGTCAACGATCGCCTCGTCGGGGAAAAGCGTCTGGGCCCAGCCGCACGGCTCGGCCCGACACAGGGTGCCGTGACCTTGCGCGGGGAGGGTGCCGGTTTGGTCACGGACGGCCCCTTTGCCGAGACCAAGGAGCAGTTGCTCGGCTTTTACGTGGTGGATTTCCCGACGCTCGAGGCTGCCGTCGCAGCGGCGCGCGACCTGCGTCGCGCCAATCCGACGGCGGTGTATGAAATCCGGCCGATTTCACTCTATGTCCCCGGTGCGCCGCTGACGGCCTGGGAGGAGAGCTAG
- a CDS encoding efflux RND transporter periplasmic adaptor subunit, giving the protein MESIAGRLSYLSIKCRRRPLWRLALGGLLGLTFSLSGSAFAQQPPPPTVTVAKPVVRDIVEDDEFVGRFDAIDDVAIRSRVAGYLADIHFRDGQMVAKGDPLFTIDQRPYQAAFDAAKSQVDVATSLLEFSKMQLDRAEQLAKSGNLSASTLDDRRREFLSAQAQHQGAEAALRTASLNMEFTEIKSPLSGRIGRRLVSQGNLVQPDSTLLTTIVALDPIDFYFDIDERAYFSYARDARQRGGSIQEGGGGIDVSVRVADQNEAAVKGKLDFAENRLDEATGTMRARARFDNKEGMLQPGMFGRINVPGSLPHPGVLLPDEAIGADQNRRIVFVVDQAGLVSTKPVRTGPRIDGYRVIREGLTGDETVVVNGLVRVRPGVTVKPEAITLPPKAEGQPQ; this is encoded by the coding sequence ATGGAAAGCATAGCAGGCAGATTGTCCTACCTTTCCATCAAGTGCCGAAGAAGACCGTTATGGCGCCTTGCGCTTGGTGGTTTGCTGGGCCTGACCTTCAGCCTGTCCGGCAGTGCCTTCGCCCAACAGCCGCCGCCGCCAACCGTAACGGTCGCCAAGCCTGTAGTGCGCGATATCGTCGAAGACGATGAATTCGTCGGGCGTTTCGATGCAATCGACGATGTCGCGATCCGCTCGCGTGTGGCCGGCTACCTGGCGGACATACATTTCCGCGACGGCCAGATGGTGGCGAAAGGCGATCCGCTTTTCACCATAGACCAGCGCCCTTACCAGGCCGCCTTTGACGCGGCGAAGTCGCAGGTGGATGTGGCGACGAGCCTGCTCGAATTCTCCAAGATGCAGCTCGACCGGGCCGAGCAGCTGGCTAAGTCCGGCAATCTTTCCGCCTCCACGCTCGATGACCGCCGGCGCGAGTTCCTCTCCGCGCAGGCCCAGCATCAGGGCGCCGAGGCCGCATTGCGCACCGCCAGCCTCAACATGGAATTCACCGAGATCAAATCGCCGCTATCGGGCCGCATTGGCCGTAGGCTGGTCTCGCAGGGCAATCTCGTCCAGCCGGACTCGACCCTGCTCACCACCATCGTCGCGCTTGACCCCATCGACTTCTATTTCGACATCGATGAGCGGGCCTACTTCTCCTATGCCCGCGATGCGCGTCAGCGCGGCGGCTCCATTCAGGAAGGGGGAGGCGGCATCGACGTTTCGGTTCGGGTGGCCGACCAGAACGAGGCCGCCGTCAAAGGCAAGCTGGACTTTGCTGAGAACCGGCTGGACGAGGCGACCGGCACGATGCGCGCCCGCGCCCGCTTCGACAATAAGGAGGGGATGCTGCAGCCGGGCATGTTCGGCCGCATCAATGTGCCGGGTTCGTTGCCGCATCCCGGCGTACTGCTGCCGGACGAGGCGATCGGCGCCGACCAGAACCGCCGCATCGTCTTTGTTGTCGACCAGGCGGGGCTGGTTTCCACAAAGCCGGTCCGCACCGGCCCGCGCATCGACGGCTATCGTGTTATTCGCGAAGGCCTGACGGGCGATGAAACCGTCGTGGTCAATGGGCTCGTGCGTGTGCGTCCGGGCGTCACCGTCAAGCCCGAAGCGATCACCTTGCCGCCCAAGGCCGAAGGGCAACCGCAATGA
- a CDS encoding LysE family translocator, with protein MPSLDLWIPFAIATLAFACVPGPAILYMTAQTLAHGRQAGLMAALGVHLGCYVHIIAAAVGLAALMEHAPVVFSIIRFAGAAYLITLGLAMFLGWNRTGGDGSRPAPNTFRDSMVVEILNPKTALFFLTFLPQFVDPSATIPVGLQFLILGIIVNLIFSIADVAAVGITSLALGRVAAGGAGWMVPKTCGTILIGLGVALVSHHV; from the coding sequence ATGCCGTCGCTGGATCTGTGGATTCCGTTTGCCATCGCAACGCTTGCCTTCGCTTGCGTGCCGGGGCCTGCAATTCTCTATATGACCGCGCAGACTCTCGCCCATGGCCGCCAGGCAGGTTTGATGGCGGCACTTGGCGTTCATCTCGGCTGTTACGTGCATATCATAGCAGCGGCAGTGGGGCTCGCCGCGCTGATGGAGCATGCGCCGGTCGTTTTTTCGATTATCCGGTTTGCGGGCGCGGCTTACCTCATCACGCTCGGCCTTGCCATGTTCCTCGGTTGGAACCGCACGGGCGGGGATGGTTCCCGGCCGGCGCCGAACACATTTCGTGACAGCATGGTCGTTGAAATCCTCAATCCCAAGACCGCGCTGTTCTTCCTGACCTTCCTGCCGCAATTCGTAGACCCGTCGGCCACCATTCCCGTCGGACTGCAATTCCTCATTCTCGGCATCATCGTCAATCTCATCTTCTCGATCGCCGATGTCGCCGCGGTCGGCATCACCTCACTCGCGCTTGGCCGGGTCGCAGCCGGCGGGGCAGGGTGGATGGTCCCCAAAACCTGCGGCACGATCCTCATCGGACTGGGCGTAGCGCTCGTCAGCCATCATGTCTGA
- a CDS encoding multidrug efflux RND transporter permease subunit — MRFSHFFVDRPIFAAVLSIVLLIVGGIAYTQLPVAQYPEIAPPTIVVRAAYPGADAETVAATVATPIEQEINGVENMLYMSSYSSETGAMALTITFEIGTDLDQAQVLVQNRVSVAEPRLPEEVRRLGVTTAKSSPDLMMVVHMLSPDDTYDQLYVSNYARTRIRDVLLRLDGVGDVIIFGEREYALRIWLDPEKLSAYGMTAGDVVEALREQNVQVSGGSIGAPPVTGGSAFQYTVTTQGRFNDARDFRYVIVKSTEGRLISLEDVARIELGAKDYVTNSYLNGKQAVALGIFQRPGTNALAAADEIQKTVADLAADFPKGLAYEIVYNPTEFIAESINEVYKTIAEAILLVVIVIIVFLQSWRMAIVPIVAIPVSLIGTLAFLYAFGFSLNMLTLFGLVLAVGIVVDDAIVVVENVERNIALGQTPRRAAHRTMDEVGTAVLAISLVLISVFVPTAFIPGISGQFYLQFAITIAVSTAISAFNSLTLSPALAATLFKPHHNGEHSNFILARWGRALADGFNNGFDKLSHGYAKLVHLLVGSWAALLTMLLVFAALIYATVYMLQTVPRGFIPQMDQGYAIVVVQLPEGSSLGRTDAVVQKASEIIRKTPGVANAVAFAGFSGATFTNASNSGVIFAAFNSFEERLKEGQSSGQIIGNLYGSLQSIQEAFIIALPPPPVPGIGNSGGFKMMLQERNSADMRPILALAYEIAGKANQTPGLTGVFTTFSASSPQFFLEIDRDKARILNVPIPNIFETLSINLGTAYVNDFNAFGRVYQVRAQADQAFRLERDDILKLKVRSATGALVPLGTLVEIRDVTGPSLVQRYNMYVSVPVQGNAAPGVSTGDALKAMETVATQTLPQGTSFEWTELALQESQTGNTAILIFGLSVLFVFLALSAQYESWIMPFAIVLIVPLGVLAALIGVAFRGLDNNVLVQIGLVVLVGLAAKNAILIVEFARQGQERGASAVEAAVEAARLRLRPILMTAFAFILGVVPLMIATGPGAEMRQSLGTAVFSGMLGVTIVGLFLTPVFYVTLRRLFPYRKLEEEAAVVRGADI, encoded by the coding sequence ATGAGGTTCTCTCATTTCTTCGTCGACCGCCCGATCTTCGCAGCGGTCCTTTCGATCGTGCTCCTGATCGTCGGCGGTATCGCCTACACGCAGCTTCCGGTCGCCCAGTATCCCGAGATCGCCCCGCCAACGATCGTGGTGCGCGCCGCCTATCCCGGCGCGGACGCCGAAACAGTTGCAGCTACCGTCGCGACGCCGATCGAGCAGGAAATCAACGGCGTCGAGAACATGCTCTACATGTCGTCCTACTCGTCGGAAACCGGCGCGATGGCATTGACCATCACCTTCGAGATCGGCACCGACCTCGATCAGGCTCAGGTGCTGGTGCAGAACCGCGTCTCGGTGGCCGAGCCGCGCCTGCCGGAAGAGGTGCGGCGGCTCGGTGTGACGACCGCCAAGAGTTCGCCCGACCTCATGATGGTCGTGCACATGCTGTCGCCGGACGACACCTACGACCAGCTCTATGTCTCGAACTATGCGCGAACGCGCATTCGCGACGTGCTGTTGCGACTGGACGGCGTCGGCGACGTCATCATCTTCGGCGAACGCGAATATGCGCTGCGCATCTGGCTCGACCCTGAGAAACTGTCGGCATATGGCATGACGGCCGGCGATGTGGTCGAGGCATTGCGCGAGCAGAACGTGCAGGTTTCCGGCGGTTCGATCGGCGCGCCACCGGTCACCGGCGGATCGGCCTTTCAATATACGGTGACGACGCAAGGGCGCTTCAATGATGCCCGTGACTTTCGTTATGTCATCGTCAAGTCGACAGAAGGGCGCCTGATCTCTCTGGAGGATGTGGCGCGCATCGAACTCGGCGCCAAGGACTATGTCACCAATTCCTATCTCAACGGCAAGCAGGCGGTGGCGCTGGGCATTTTCCAACGGCCCGGAACGAATGCGCTGGCGGCGGCCGACGAGATCCAGAAAACCGTTGCCGATCTGGCGGCGGATTTCCCGAAAGGCCTCGCCTACGAGATTGTCTACAACCCGACCGAGTTCATCGCCGAGTCGATCAACGAGGTCTACAAGACGATCGCCGAAGCGATCCTGCTGGTCGTCATCGTCATCATCGTCTTCCTGCAATCCTGGCGCATGGCGATTGTGCCCATCGTGGCGATTCCGGTGTCCTTGATCGGCACATTGGCATTCCTTTATGCCTTCGGGTTCTCGCTCAACATGCTCACGCTCTTCGGGCTCGTGCTGGCGGTCGGCATCGTCGTCGACGACGCAATCGTCGTGGTCGAGAATGTCGAGCGCAACATCGCGCTCGGGCAGACGCCGCGGCGCGCTGCCCACCGAACGATGGACGAAGTCGGCACCGCTGTGCTTGCGATCTCGCTGGTGCTGATTTCCGTCTTCGTGCCGACGGCATTCATCCCCGGCATTTCAGGCCAGTTTTATCTCCAGTTCGCCATCACCATCGCGGTCTCGACGGCGATCTCAGCCTTCAATTCGCTGACGCTTTCACCGGCGCTGGCCGCCACCTTGTTCAAGCCTCACCACAATGGCGAGCATTCAAACTTCATCCTGGCCCGGTGGGGCCGCGCGCTTGCGGACGGCTTCAACAACGGCTTCGACAAGCTTTCGCATGGCTATGCCAAGCTGGTGCATCTGCTCGTCGGTTCGTGGGCAGCGTTGCTTACGATGCTGCTGGTCTTTGCCGCCTTGATTTACGCCACGGTCTATATGCTGCAGACGGTGCCGCGCGGCTTCATCCCGCAGATGGATCAGGGCTATGCCATCGTCGTGGTGCAACTGCCGGAAGGTTCCTCACTGGGCAGAACCGACGCCGTCGTCCAGAAGGCATCGGAAATCATCAGGAAGACGCCCGGCGTCGCCAATGCCGTTGCATTTGCCGGCTTCTCCGGCGCGACCTTCACCAATGCCAGTAATTCGGGCGTGATCTTTGCCGCCTTCAACAGCTTCGAGGAAAGGCTGAAAGAAGGCCAGTCGTCCGGACAGATCATCGGCAACCTGTATGGCAGCCTGCAATCGATCCAGGAGGCGTTCATCATAGCTCTGCCGCCGCCGCCGGTGCCCGGCATCGGCAATTCGGGTGGCTTCAAGATGATGCTGCAGGAACGCAACAGCGCCGACATGCGGCCGATACTGGCGCTCGCCTATGAGATTGCCGGCAAGGCCAACCAGACGCCGGGTCTGACGGGTGTGTTCACCACTTTCTCGGCCTCCAGCCCGCAGTTCTTCCTGGAGATCGATCGCGACAAGGCCCGCATCCTGAATGTGCCGATCCCCAACATATTCGAGACGCTCTCGATCAATCTCGGCACTGCCTATGTCAATGATTTCAATGCGTTCGGACGTGTTTATCAGGTCCGGGCGCAGGCGGATCAGGCGTTTCGCCTGGAGCGCGACGACATTCTGAAACTGAAGGTCCGATCGGCTACAGGCGCGTTGGTGCCGCTGGGCACTCTGGTGGAGATCCGCGACGTGACCGGGCCGTCGCTGGTGCAGCGCTACAACATGTATGTCTCGGTGCCGGTGCAGGGCAACGCCGCGCCGGGCGTCTCCACCGGTGATGCGCTGAAGGCGATGGAGACGGTTGCAACGCAGACGCTGCCACAGGGAACGTCGTTCGAGTGGACGGAACTTGCCTTACAGGAAAGCCAGACCGGCAACACGGCGATCCTGATTTTCGGGCTGTCGGTGCTGTTCGTCTTTCTTGCGCTGTCAGCTCAATATGAGAGCTGGATCATGCCGTTCGCGATCGTGCTCATCGTGCCGCTCGGCGTGCTGGCGGCACTGATCGGCGTGGCCTTCCGCGGACTGGACAACAACGTGCTGGTGCAGATCGGCCTGGTGGTTCTTGTGGGTCTCGCCGCCAAGAACGCCATCCTGATCGTCGAGTTTGCCCGACAGGGCCAGGAGCGCGGCGCGTCTGCGGTCGAAGCGGCAGTGGAAGCTGCCCGGCTGCGATTGCGGCCGATCCTGATGACCGCCTTCGCCTTCATCCTGGGTGTCGTGCCGCTGATGATCGCCACCGGGCCGGGCGCTGAAATGCGGCAATCACTGGGAACGGCGGTGTTCTCAGGCATGCTTGGCGTGACGATCGTCGGCCTGTTCCTGACGCCGGTGTTCTACGTGACGCTTCGGCGGCTTTTCCCATACCGGAAGCTGGAGGAAGAGGCGGCGGTGGTTCGGGGGGCCGATATCTAA